The following are encoded together in the Desulfovibrio desulfuricans DSM 642 genome:
- the ftsY gene encoding signal recognition particle-docking protein FtsY yields MGFFSAIKKMFGGAEDAANAAQEAPAEVGAGAAATEALAEPAAKSAAEVTAQPFAAFAADEALTLRLREAEPRLSVWLGIVLEGVDEAGDLLWQRLFFLLRALDAPEAEAQNFVRDFQEWLARMDYRQVEEFRSELQYRLALALDMEDEEDERNRLFLKISQGLSRTREQFSKGLDALFAGHGELDDAFWEELEELFIMADLGYEPSVELVERLKERARKEKVTESTKVRQLLMAEVEEIFRAPRRIAAVNQPEVVLMIGVNGVGKTTTIAKLAHRDRMQGKKVMIAAADTFRAAAIEQLQVWAGRVGALFHARTAGSDPAAVAYEAMDRALQEGVDVLYVDTAGRLQTKVNLMEELSKIRQVLGKKHAGAPHRTILVIDATTGQNALSQTKLFKEAAGIDELIITKLDGTAKGGVAIAVAMQHHLPITYVGLGEKMEDLRPFSGEDYARALLGVKEDA; encoded by the coding sequence ATGGGGTTTTTCTCTGCCATAAAAAAGATGTTCGGCGGCGCGGAAGATGCGGCAAATGCGGCGCAGGAAGCGCCCGCAGAAGTTGGCGCAGGTGCTGCCGCAACTGAAGCTCTTGCAGAACCTGCTGCGAAATCTGCGGCAGAAGTCACTGCCCAGCCCTTTGCGGCATTTGCCGCTGATGAGGCCCTGACCCTGCGGCTGCGCGAGGCCGAGCCTCGGCTTTCCGTATGGCTTGGCATTGTGCTTGAGGGCGTGGACGAGGCGGGCGACCTGCTGTGGCAGCGTTTGTTTTTTTTGCTGCGCGCCCTTGATGCCCCGGAGGCCGAAGCGCAGAACTTTGTGCGTGATTTTCAGGAATGGCTCGCCCGCATGGATTATCGGCAGGTGGAGGAATTTCGTTCTGAATTGCAGTACCGTCTGGCTCTCGCCCTTGATATGGAAGACGAAGAGGACGAGCGCAACCGTTTGTTCCTCAAGATCAGCCAGGGCCTTTCGCGCACCCGCGAGCAGTTTTCCAAGGGGCTGGACGCATTGTTTGCCGGACATGGCGAACTGGACGACGCCTTCTGGGAAGAACTGGAAGAACTTTTTATCATGGCCGATCTTGGCTACGAACCCTCCGTTGAACTGGTGGAGCGTCTGAAAGAGCGCGCTCGCAAGGAAAAGGTTACGGAATCCACCAAGGTGCGCCAACTGCTCATGGCCGAAGTGGAAGAAATCTTTCGCGCGCCGCGCCGCATTGCAGCCGTTAACCAGCCCGAAGTCGTGCTGATGATTGGCGTCAACGGCGTGGGTAAAACCACCACCATTGCCAAGCTGGCCCACCGCGACCGCATGCAGGGCAAAAAGGTCATGATTGCCGCCGCCGATACCTTCCGCGCTGCCGCTATTGAGCAGTTGCAGGTCTGGGCCGGGCGCGTTGGCGCGCTGTTCCATGCGCGCACCGCTGGTTCCGACCCTGCCGCCGTGGCTTACGAGGCTATGGATCGCGCGCTTCAGGAAGGCGTGGATGTGCTCTATGTGGACACTGCAGGCCGCCTGCAGACCAAGGTCAACCTGATGGAAGAACTGAGCAAGATCCGTCAGGTGCTGGGCAAAAAGCATGCGGGAGCGCCGCACCGCACCATTCTGGTGATTGACGCCACCACCGGGCAGAACGCCCTTTCGCAGACCAAACTGTTCAAGGAAGCGGCGGGCATTGATGAACTCATCATCACCAAGCTCGACGGCACGGCAAAGGGCGGCGTAGCCATTGCCGTTGCCATGCAGCACCACCTGCCCATCACCTATGTGGGCCTTGGCGAAAAAATGGAAGACCTGCGCCCCTTCAGCGGCGAGGATTATGCCCGCGCCCTGCTGGGCGTGAAGGAAGACGCGTAG
- a CDS encoding glycerol dehydrogenase, with the protein MRRAFICPSKYVQGENELLNLGYFVRQYGTKALLVATESSVNRVRQTLDATAAKFGVTFVETEFQGECSRVEIARLGELARKHSCQCTVGLGGGKALDTARCVAAGQGVIVVPTTAATDAPTSHSAVIYTPDGEMEDYAYFPRNPDVVLMDVSIIAASPVRYLVSGMGDALSTYFEARANVRSCAPVNAGLPCGARTGDCPPARGTLAAQALAATCYRTLLEDGYKAVLACQAKMATPALENIIEANSLLSGLGFESGGLAAAHAVHDGLTALEETHTYLHGEKVAFGTLVQLVLENAPTEELDEVLGFCTSVGLPVCLSDIGITDISPEALRKVARKACLPEESIHAMPFPITEESVAAAIMAADALGNAFRS; encoded by the coding sequence ATGAGAAGAGCGTTTATCTGTCCGTCCAAGTACGTGCAGGGCGAGAACGAACTGCTCAACCTTGGGTATTTTGTGCGGCAGTACGGCACAAAGGCCTTGCTGGTAGCCACGGAAAGCAGCGTGAACAGGGTGCGCCAGACACTGGACGCCACAGCGGCCAAATTTGGCGTGACCTTTGTGGAAACGGAATTTCAGGGCGAATGTTCACGCGTTGAAATCGCCCGCCTTGGCGAGCTGGCGCGTAAGCATTCCTGCCAGTGCACCGTGGGGCTTGGCGGCGGCAAGGCGCTGGACACGGCGCGTTGCGTTGCGGCGGGGCAGGGAGTCATTGTGGTGCCCACCACTGCGGCTACAGACGCGCCCACGAGCCACTCCGCGGTGATCTATACGCCAGACGGCGAAATGGAAGACTACGCCTATTTTCCCCGCAATCCCGATGTGGTGCTGATGGATGTTTCCATAATTGCCGCCTCGCCCGTGCGCTATCTGGTGTCGGGCATGGGCGATGCCCTTTCCACCTATTTTGAGGCCCGGGCCAACGTGCGTTCGTGCGCTCCCGTCAACGCTGGGCTGCCCTGCGGCGCGCGCACGGGCGACTGCCCCCCGGCCAGAGGCACCCTTGCAGCGCAAGCCCTTGCCGCCACCTGCTACCGCACCCTGCTGGAAGACGGCTACAAGGCCGTGCTGGCCTGTCAGGCCAAGATGGCGACGCCTGCGCTGGAAAACATCATTGAAGCCAACTCCCTGCTTTCCGGCCTGGGCTTTGAGAGCGGCGGTCTTGCGGCAGCCCACGCCGTTCACGATGGCCTGACCGCGCTGGAAGAAACCCACACCTATCTGCACGGCGAAAAGGTCGCCTTTGGCACGCTGGTGCAACTGGTGCTGGAAAACGCCCCCACGGAAGAACTGGACGAAGTGTTGGGCTTTTGCACCTCAGTGGGCCTGCCCGTGTGCCTGAGCGATATCGGCATTACGGACATCAGCCCCGAAGCCCTGCGCAAGGTGGCCCGCAAGGCCTGCCTGCCCGAAGAATCCATCCACGCCATGCCCTTCCCCATCACGGAAGAGAGCGTAGCTGCGGCTATTATGGCGGCGGACGCGCTGGGCAACGCATTCAGAAGTTGA
- the clpB gene encoding ATP-dependent chaperone ClpB has product MDINKFTDKAREAVGQAQSIAAGMGHQETDAEHLALALVQQENGIVPRILEQMGVQPKALSVAIEGALRKRPSVSGGGMDPSKIMITQRLAKILGDAQNEANRMKDEYVSVDHLFAALTDVAPSSPLGEVFKEYKIARARFVAAMEELRGGARVTSATPEDTFEALTKYARDLVEAARQGKMDPVIGRDSEIRRVIRILSRRTKNNPVLIGEAGVGKTAIVEGLAFRIVKGDVPEGLKGRKLFALDMGALIAGAKYRGEFEERLKAVLNEVQKSEGQIILFIDELHTIVGAGKTEGAMDAGNLLKPMLARGELHCIGATTVDEYRKYIEKDPALERRFQPVMVEEPTVEDAISILRGLKERFEVHHGVRISDSAIVEAVVLSHRYITDRQLPDKAIDLIDEAAAMIRTEIDSLPADLDEVNRKVMQLEIEREALRRETDAASRERLEKLENELADLRAQQANMRKQWESEKGSIDHVREIKEQIEQTKLAIEQAERAYDLNKAAELKYSKLLELEKKLAAASGAGSEHEGPRLLKEEVRPDDVAEIVGKWTGIPVTRLLESEREKLLRLGDQLHERVVGQDEAVTAVADAVLRARAGLSDPARPTGSFIFLGPTGVGKTELSKALAEALFDTEDNMVRLDMSEYMEKHSVSRLIGAPPGYVGYDEGGQLTEAVRRKPYSVILFDEIEKAHPDVFNTLLQLLDDGRLTDSQGRTVDFRNCIVIMTSNIGSMHLLEGISADGSLKEGARERVMEDLRAHFRPEFLNRVDETVVFLPLRRDQIARIVDLQVDRLRKRLEDRKIRLELTDAARKFIGDAGYDPVYGARPLKRYVQQAVETPLAKELVGGKIRDGQCVTVDAADDKLTFRAE; this is encoded by the coding sequence ATGGACATCAACAAATTTACGGATAAAGCCCGCGAGGCTGTGGGGCAGGCCCAGAGCATTGCCGCAGGCATGGGCCATCAGGAGACGGATGCCGAGCATCTGGCCCTGGCCCTTGTACAGCAGGAAAACGGCATCGTGCCGCGCATTCTGGAACAGATGGGCGTGCAGCCCAAGGCCCTCAGCGTTGCAATCGAGGGCGCGCTGCGCAAGCGGCCTTCTGTTTCCGGCGGCGGCATGGATCCCAGCAAGATCATGATTACCCAGCGGCTGGCAAAAATTCTGGGCGATGCGCAGAACGAAGCCAACCGAATGAAGGACGAATACGTAAGCGTTGACCACCTGTTTGCCGCGCTTACGGATGTTGCGCCCTCCTCGCCTCTTGGCGAAGTGTTCAAGGAATACAAGATCGCCCGCGCCCGTTTTGTGGCAGCCATGGAAGAGCTGCGCGGCGGCGCGCGTGTGACCAGCGCCACCCCCGAAGACACCTTTGAAGCGCTGACCAAGTACGCCCGCGATCTCGTGGAAGCAGCCCGTCAGGGCAAGATGGACCCGGTCATTGGCCGCGATTCCGAAATCCGCCGCGTTATCCGCATTCTCTCGCGCCGCACCAAGAACAACCCGGTGCTCATAGGCGAGGCGGGCGTGGGCAAAACCGCCATTGTGGAAGGCCTGGCCTTCCGCATCGTCAAGGGGGACGTGCCGGAGGGCCTCAAGGGCCGCAAGCTTTTTGCCCTTGATATGGGCGCGCTCATCGCAGGCGCAAAGTACCGCGGCGAGTTTGAGGAACGCCTCAAAGCCGTGCTCAACGAGGTGCAAAAGAGCGAGGGACAGATCATTCTGTTCATCGACGAACTGCACACCATCGTGGGCGCGGGCAAAACAGAAGGGGCCATGGATGCGGGCAATCTGCTCAAGCCTATGCTGGCGCGCGGCGAGCTGCACTGCATTGGCGCGACCACGGTGGACGAGTACCGCAAATATATTGAAAAAGACCCGGCTCTGGAACGCCGCTTCCAGCCCGTCATGGTTGAAGAACCCACGGTGGAAGACGCCATCTCCATCCTGCGCGGGCTGAAAGAACGCTTCGAGGTGCACCACGGCGTACGGATCAGCGACTCTGCCATTGTTGAAGCGGTGGTTCTGTCACACCGCTACATCACCGATCGTCAGCTGCCGGACAAGGCCATTGACCTCATTGACGAGGCCGCAGCCATGATCCGCACCGAGATCGACTCGCTGCCCGCGGATCTGGACGAAGTGAACCGCAAGGTCATGCAGCTTGAAATCGAGCGCGAAGCCCTGCGCCGTGAAACAGACGCCGCTTCGCGCGAGCGCCTTGAAAAACTTGAGAACGAACTGGCCGATCTGCGCGCCCAGCAGGCCAACATGCGCAAGCAGTGGGAGAGCGAAAAAGGCTCCATCGACCACGTGCGTGAAATCAAGGAGCAGATCGAGCAGACCAAGCTTGCCATTGAGCAGGCCGAGCGCGCCTACGACCTCAACAAGGCCGCCGAGCTCAAGTACTCCAAACTGCTTGAGCTGGAAAAGAAGCTGGCCGCCGCTTCCGGCGCTGGTTCGGAACACGAAGGCCCGCGTCTGCTCAAGGAAGAAGTGCGGCCCGACGATGTAGCCGAAATTGTGGGCAAGTGGACGGGCATCCCGGTAACGCGCCTGCTTGAATCCGAACGCGAAAAGCTTCTGCGCCTGGGCGACCAGCTGCACGAGCGCGTGGTCGGTCAGGACGAGGCCGTTACAGCCGTGGCCGATGCCGTACTGCGCGCCCGCGCGGGGCTTTCCGACCCGGCGCGGCCCACAGGTTCGTTCATTTTCCTTGGCCCCACGGGCGTGGGCAAGACCGAGCTTTCCAAGGCTTTGGCCGAGGCGCTCTTTGATACGGAAGACAACATGGTGCGGCTCGACATGAGCGAATACATGGAGAAGCACTCCGTTTCGCGGCTCATCGGCGCGCCTCCAGGATACGTGGGCTATGACGAAGGCGGTCAGCTTACCGAAGCCGTACGCCGCAAGCCCTACTCCGTCATTCTGTTTGACGAGATTGAAAAGGCGCACCCGGATGTGTTCAACACCCTGCTGCAACTGCTGGACGATGGACGCCTTACGGACAGCCAGGGACGCACGGTGGACTTTCGCAACTGCATAGTCATCATGACCTCCAACATCGGCTCCATGCACCTGCTGGAGGGCATCTCTGCCGATGGCTCGCTCAAGGAGGGCGCGCGGGAAAGGGTCATGGAGGATCTGCGGGCGCACTTCCGCCCCGAGTTCCTCAACCGCGTGGACGAAACCGTGGTCTTTCTGCCCCTGCGGCGCGACCAGATTGCCCGCATTGTGGATCTTCAGGTCGACCGGCTGCGCAAGCGGCTTGAAGACCGCAAGATCAGGCTTGAGCTTACTGATGCGGCCCGCAAGTTTATTGGCGATGCCGGTTACGACCCTGTGTACGGCGCGCGGCCCCTCAAGCGCTACGTGCAGCAGGCGGTGGAAACCCCGCTTGCCAAGGAACTGGTGGGCGGCAAAATCCGCGACGGACAGTGCGTCACTGTGGATGCTGCGGACGACAAGCTCACCTTCCGGGCCGAGTAA
- a CDS encoding chaperone modulator CbpM yields MSMTPKKPSLPVPSTVMVWQEFIEATGIAPERLQELMGLGWIEARTSAAQDFLFRDVDIYRVRKLERICCDFELPVLGGTIIVDLLERIDSLQRRLQRLQHFEDE; encoded by the coding sequence ATGAGCATGACCCCGAAAAAACCTTCACTGCCCGTGCCTTCAACGGTCATGGTCTGGCAGGAATTCATTGAAGCCACAGGCATTGCGCCGGAGCGGCTTCAGGAACTGATGGGCCTTGGCTGGATTGAAGCCCGCACCAGCGCGGCGCAGGATTTCCTTTTTCGCGATGTAGACATCTACCGTGTACGCAAGCTTGAGCGCATCTGTTGCGACTTTGAGCTGCCCGTGCTCGGCGGCACTATTATTGTGGATCTTCTGGAGCGCATAGATTCTCTGCAACGCAGGTTGCAACGCTTACAGCATTTTGAAGACGAATAG
- a CDS encoding DnaJ C-terminal domain-containing protein, with protein MAVSYKDYYKLLGVERAASAEEVSKAYKKLARKYHPDLNPGDKQAEEKFKEINEAYEVLKDPEKRKLYDQLGPNWQHGQQFQGEPGFENVHFTFNGKNFDGSGFSDFFETLFGGGGQFGGPFGGQMGGQAGGRGANFGPDPFGGFSSRQRRGRDVEAELALSLEEVLRGGPRSVSINMPAGSKTLEVNVPAGIREGAKLRLAGQGDPAPGGTPGDLFLRVRYLPHHVFKVDGDNLQCDLALAPWEAALGARVEVPTLEGSVEMQIPAGSSSGRKFRLRGKGLGAGDKRGDLLAKIMIRVPAQITDEERDLWSKLAEISTFKARA; from the coding sequence ATGGCAGTATCGTACAAGGATTATTACAAACTTCTGGGAGTAGAGCGCGCAGCGTCAGCCGAGGAGGTTTCCAAGGCTTACAAAAAGCTGGCCCGCAAATACCACCCTGACCTCAATCCCGGCGACAAGCAGGCAGAGGAGAAGTTTAAGGAAATCAACGAAGCCTATGAAGTGCTCAAAGACCCGGAAAAGCGCAAACTGTACGACCAGCTTGGCCCCAACTGGCAGCACGGCCAGCAGTTTCAGGGCGAACCGGGCTTTGAGAATGTGCATTTCACGTTCAACGGCAAAAATTTTGACGGTTCGGGCTTTTCAGACTTTTTTGAAACCCTGTTTGGCGGCGGTGGCCAGTTTGGCGGCCCCTTTGGCGGCCAGATGGGTGGACAGGCTGGCGGGCGCGGGGCCAATTTCGGCCCTGACCCCTTCGGCGGTTTTTCGTCCCGGCAGCGGCGTGGCCGCGATGTGGAGGCGGAGCTGGCCCTGAGCCTTGAAGAAGTGCTGCGCGGCGGCCCGCGCTCCGTATCCATCAACATGCCCGCAGGTTCAAAGACCCTTGAGGTCAACGTGCCCGCCGGCATCCGCGAGGGGGCAAAACTGCGCCTCGCCGGGCAGGGCGACCCTGCGCCGGGCGGCACGCCGGGCGACCTTTTTTTGCGGGTGCGCTATCTGCCCCACCATGTTTTCAAGGTGGACGGCGACAACCTGCAATGCGATCTGGCTCTGGCCCCGTGGGAAGCAGCCCTTGGGGCGCGGGTTGAAGTGCCCACCCTTGAAGGCAGCGTGGAAATGCAGATTCCCGCAGGCTCCAGCTCCGGGCGCAAGTTCCGCCTGCGCGGCAAGGGCCTGGGCGCTGGCGACAAGCGGGGCGACCTGCTGGCAAAGATCATGATTCGGGTTCCCGCGCAGATCACGGACGAAGAGCGCGATCTGTGGAGCAAGCTGGCCGAGATATCAACATTCAAGGCCCGCGCGTAG
- a CDS encoding GNAT family N-acetyltransferase, translating to MLTITTETFSQVAAEAEQLAAAHWDEVEAALHGEQHYRLDHERYASLERLGMLHISAARGLPEADQCPASATSNAPLAGYAAFTLVACPHCPQTMLAALDGLYLAPRARGGLFALRLLRHAEAALAVRGVSLVQYSSPASRPCHALYRRLGARPTETIWHKSLPPAPARAAGTIKEDS from the coding sequence ATGCTGACCATAACAACAGAAACATTTTCGCAGGTAGCCGCAGAAGCGGAACAACTCGCCGCCGCCCACTGGGATGAGGTGGAAGCCGCCCTGCACGGTGAACAGCACTACCGCCTTGACCATGAGCGCTATGCCAGTCTTGAACGGCTGGGCATGCTGCACATCAGCGCCGCGCGCGGATTGCCTGAGGCCGACCAATGCCCCGCCTCCGCTACATCCAACGCACCGCTGGCAGGTTATGCCGCCTTTACTCTGGTGGCCTGCCCGCACTGCCCGCAAACCATGCTGGCGGCTCTGGATGGGCTGTATCTTGCCCCCCGGGCACGCGGGGGCCTGTTTGCCCTGCGCCTGCTGCGCCATGCGGAGGCGGCCCTTGCCGTGCGCGGCGTAAGCCTTGTGCAGTACAGTTCGCCAGCGTCCCGACCCTGCCATGCGCTCTACCGCCGCCTTGGGGCGCGGCCCACGGAGACCATCTGGCACAAATCCCTGCCGCCAGCGCCAGCCAGGGCCGCAGGAACCATCAAGGAGGACAGCTAA
- a CDS encoding phage tail assembly chaperone, which produces MPCHILCNAAGDIEMWDAQPFPGSVEVDYEVVRGWDGRPYKAGAIPARPRDYVFEVLRASRDVRLAATDKYLLADYPISEGDLALVKTYRAALRALPEQPGAPWDGGGDETPWPDAPGILQTEQPCA; this is translated from the coding sequence ATGCCTTGCCATATACTGTGCAATGCCGCTGGTGATATTGAGATGTGGGACGCGCAACCATTCCCCGGCAGTGTCGAGGTTGATTATGAGGTGGTGCGCGGATGGGACGGCAGGCCGTATAAAGCCGGGGCGATTCCTGCGCGCCCCAGAGATTACGTATTTGAAGTTCTGCGCGCCTCCCGTGACGTGCGGCTTGCAGCTACGGACAAGTATCTGCTGGCCGACTACCCCATCAGCGAGGGCGATCTGGCGCTGGTCAAGACATACCGGGCCGCACTTCGCGCCCTGCCCGAACAGCCCGGCGCACCGTGGGATGGCGGCGGTGATGAAACACCCTGGCCCGATGCTCCTGGCATTTTGCAGACGGAACAGCCATGCGCATAG
- a CDS encoding major capsid protein → MANSMGLVVSLAEMEQFYRGDKAGQIIELMNKTNDIMDDVLWMESNQSDGHLTRIRTGLPEVYWRRLYQGTPPSKSQWSQVKEGCGILEAIMELDVEELRLYGSRDKAFRMSEGVAFAEAMRQKVAATLFYGNSNLNPDEFNGLAMRYPALDAKNVLDAGGRDEDGCTSLWLVSWGAQSVHGVYPKESNGGLSHEDLKTYMAQDPDGRKYQVVGDKYNWRCGLAVRDWRGIVRIANLPVASLGKRKGQSGFVDMQKLTIEAKNLMPQHLRQKAVWYANADVLTALELQNSDAGNVQLQYGEFFDSKAVPVLHGRPVRQCDAILSSEGVVA, encoded by the coding sequence ATGGCTAATTCCATGGGTTTGGTGGTGTCCCTGGCCGAGATGGAACAGTTCTACCGTGGCGACAAGGCCGGGCAGATCATCGAACTGATGAACAAAACCAACGACATCATGGACGATGTGCTCTGGATGGAATCCAACCAGAGCGACGGCCACCTCACCCGCATCCGCACCGGGCTGCCCGAGGTTTACTGGCGCAGACTCTATCAGGGTACGCCGCCCTCCAAATCGCAGTGGAGCCAGGTCAAGGAAGGCTGCGGCATCCTTGAAGCCATCATGGAACTGGACGTGGAAGAACTGCGCCTCTATGGCAGCCGCGACAAAGCCTTTCGCATGAGCGAAGGCGTGGCCTTTGCCGAGGCCATGCGCCAGAAGGTGGCCGCAACCCTCTTTTACGGCAACAGCAATCTGAACCCCGACGAATTCAACGGCCTTGCCATGCGCTACCCCGCGCTGGACGCCAAAAACGTACTCGATGCGGGCGGGCGCGACGAGGACGGCTGCACCTCCCTGTGGCTTGTTTCGTGGGGCGCGCAGTCGGTGCACGGCGTCTACCCCAAGGAAAGCAACGGGGGCCTCTCGCACGAAGACCTCAAAACTTACATGGCTCAGGACCCGGACGGCCGCAAATATCAGGTGGTGGGCGACAAATACAACTGGCGCTGCGGCCTTGCCGTGCGCGACTGGCGCGGCATCGTTCGCATCGCCAACCTGCCCGTGGCCTCTCTCGGCAAACGCAAGGGGCAGAGCGGCTTTGTGGATATGCAGAAGCTGACCATCGAGGCCAAGAACCTCATGCCCCAGCACCTGCGCCAGAAGGCCGTGTGGTACGCCAATGCCGATGTGCTCACCGCCCTTGAATTGCAGAATTCCGATGCGGGCAACGTGCAGTTGCAGTACGGCGAGTTCTTTGACTCCAAGGCCGTGCCGGTGCTGCATGGTCGCCCTGTGCGCCAATGCGATGCCATACTCTCCAGCGAAGGCGTGGTGGCCTAA
- a CDS encoding portal protein has translation MTAHIQNSIAPAGQPAPQSSVQNAAQYAVDVQALSRRHDALLRRRAPWDAAWQSLADHFLPTRCRLNPQVDAAEEGPMLNRGLVDATGILAMRTLAAGLQGGLTSPARPWFRLSLDDADLARSRPGQAWLDEVANRMRTVFQRSNFYNAMHTMYGELGTFGTAFVFELADPQHGFRFIPLCAGEYALDCDATRRVDTVFRRSGMTLRQIIQAFGPSALPETLREAARRNPEERRNVIQAVYPRENAQHGLVDAIRMPVASVYWLEGRDGNRHALKVSGFRSFPGFGPRWDVAGNDVYGRSPAMDALPDCRMLQQMGVTTLKAIHKAVDPPMSVAAGLRSVGLDLTPGGVNYVDSAPGQSPQAATPLLQINPDLATARKAMESVQDQIRKGLYNDLFKLILDGRSGVTASEIAAREEEKLVLVGPVLERLHDELFIPLMDRTFECMRELDMLPPCPPELAGRRLRVEFVSLLAQAQKLVGINAADQYMALTLKASSAWPEALDTLNVDHLLDNYAESLGLPVSLTRSPEERQQLRAARADAAHTQALTEALGKGVDMVRQLSQSPLSGPDGKQGSVLDGITRLLRNALPGGLARAEHTKKAQATGQATMAQAEQHDEPQGAKPEGHR, from the coding sequence GTGACCGCACACATCCAGAACAGCATTGCGCCTGCGGGGCAGCCCGCCCCTCAGAGTTCCGTGCAGAACGCCGCGCAATACGCTGTGGACGTACAGGCCCTTTCCCGGCGGCATGATGCCCTGTTGCGCCGCCGCGCCCCATGGGACGCGGCATGGCAAAGCCTGGCTGATCATTTTTTGCCCACGCGCTGCCGCCTGAATCCGCAGGTGGACGCGGCGGAAGAAGGCCCCATGCTCAACCGGGGGCTTGTGGACGCCACCGGCATTCTGGCCATGCGCACGCTGGCGGCGGGCCTTCAGGGCGGGCTGACCAGCCCGGCAAGGCCGTGGTTTCGGCTGAGCCTTGACGATGCCGATCTGGCCCGCAGTCGTCCCGGTCAGGCATGGCTGGACGAAGTCGCCAACCGGATGCGCACCGTGTTTCAGCGGTCAAACTTCTACAATGCCATGCACACCATGTATGGCGAACTGGGCACCTTTGGCACGGCCTTTGTGTTTGAGCTGGCTGATCCGCAGCACGGGTTCCGCTTTATCCCCCTTTGCGCGGGGGAATATGCGCTGGACTGCGATGCAACGCGGCGGGTGGACACGGTGTTCCGCCGCAGCGGCATGACCCTGCGCCAGATCATTCAGGCTTTCGGCCCTTCGGCCCTGCCCGAAACCCTGCGCGAGGCGGCGCGCCGCAATCCCGAGGAGCGGCGCAACGTCATTCAGGCTGTGTACCCGCGTGAAAACGCGCAGCACGGGCTGGTTGACGCAATCCGTATGCCTGTGGCTTCCGTCTACTGGCTGGAAGGACGCGACGGCAATCGCCATGCCCTCAAGGTTTCGGGCTTTCGCTCCTTTCCGGGCTTTGGCCCGCGCTGGGATGTGGCGGGCAACGATGTGTACGGGCGCTCGCCCGCCATGGACGCCCTGCCCGACTGCCGCATGCTGCAACAGATGGGCGTCACCACGCTCAAGGCCATCCACAAGGCGGTTGACCCGCCCATGAGCGTGGCTGCGGGCCTGCGCTCCGTGGGGCTTGATCTCACCCCCGGCGGCGTCAACTACGTGGACAGCGCACCGGGTCAAAGCCCACAGGCGGCAACGCCACTGTTGCAGATAAACCCCGACCTCGCCACGGCGCGCAAAGCCATGGAGTCGGTTCAGGATCAGATACGCAAAGGACTCTACAACGACCTGTTCAAGCTCATCCTTGACGGCCGCAGCGGCGTGACAGCCAGTGAAATCGCGGCGCGGGAGGAGGAAAAGCTGGTGCTTGTTGGCCCGGTGCTGGAACGGCTGCACGATGAGCTGTTCATTCCGCTCATGGATCGCACCTTCGAGTGCATGCGCGAGCTGGACATGCTGCCCCCCTGCCCGCCCGAGCTGGCGGGCCGCCGCCTGCGCGTGGAGTTTGTATCCCTGCTGGCGCAAGCCCAGAAGCTGGTGGGCATCAATGCGGCAGACCAGTACATGGCCCTGACCCTCAAGGCTTCCAGCGCGTGGCCCGAAGCCCTGGACACCCTCAATGTGGATCATCTGCTCGATAATTATGCGGAAAGCCTGGGCCTGCCCGTGAGCCTCACGCGCTCGCCGGAGGAACGCCAGCAGTTGCGCGCCGCCAGGGCTGATGCCGCCCATACGCAGGCTCTCACAGAGGCCCTTGGCAAAGGGGTGGATATGGTGCGCCAGCTCTCGCAAAGCCCGCTTTCCGGCCCGGACGGCAAACAGGGAAGCGTTCTGGACGGCATCACGCGTCTGCTACGCAACGCCCTGCCGGGGGGCCTTGCCCGCGCTGAACATACGAAAAAGGCACAGGCGACAGGACAGGCGACAATGGCGCAAGCGGAGCAGCATGATGAACCACAGGGCGCAAAGCCGGAGGGACATCGCTAA